The following proteins are encoded in a genomic region of Cryptococcus neoformans var. neoformans JEC21 chromosome 2 sequence:
- a CDS encoding DNA clamp loader, putative, which translates to MSLWVDKYRPRTLDDLHYHDGLSSRLKSLAASGDFPHILFYGPSGAGKKTRIMCTLRELYGPGVEKLRIDQRVFVTPSNRKLDVNVVQSNYHIELTPSDVGMYDRVVIQDILKEIAQTQQVDLNAKQRFKVVIINEADALTRDAQAALRRTMEKYMTNMRLILCANSTSKIIAPIRSRCLLMRVAAPTDDEMSTVLNYVAKKERFMLPSSANNAILETSQGNLRKALLVFEAMRMQHPDLSGDVEVAKPDWETYCGKVADAILQEQTAQKLLDIRAKIYELLSHCIPPTVVMKTISERLVEKVDDTLKPQIVHWTAYYELRMRMGSKKIFHIEAFIAKVMTVYKQYTLMGFTEDFE; encoded by the exons ATGTCTCTCTGGGTCGACAAG TACCGTCCGCGAACGCTCGACGATCTCCATTATCACGATGGCCTCTCATCGCGTCTGAAATCTTTG GCTGCTTCTGGAGACTTTCCTCATATTCTCTTCTATGGACCGTCAGGtgctggaaagaag ACAAGGATCATGTGCACTCTTCGAGAACTCTATGGACCTGgtgtggagaag CTTCGAATTGACCAAAGAGTCTTTGTCACTCCTTCTAACCGCAAGCTTGACGTCAATGTCGTTCAGTCAAACTATCACATCGAGCTTACACCATCCGACGTGGGTATGTACGACAGAGTAGTCATTCAAGATAttttgaaggagattgCACAAACTCAGCAAGTCGATTTGAATGCAAAACAGAGGTTCAAGG TGGTCATCATTAACGAGGCGGATGCTCTTACTCGAGACGCCCAAGCAGCATTACGACGAACCATGGAAAAGTATATGACCAATATGAGACTTATCCTCTGCGCCAATAGCACAAGCAAAATCATCGCTCCTATTAGAAGTCGATGTTTGCTTATGCGAGTGGCTGCCCCTACAGATGACGAA ATGTCAACAGTCCTCAATTACGTCGCCAAGAAAGAACGATTCatgcttccatcttctgccAACAATGCCATCCTTGAAACATCGCAAGGCAATCTTCGAAAAGCTTTACTTGTTTTTGAGGCCATGCGGATGCAACACCCCGACCTGTCTGGTGATGTCGAGGTTGCCAAACCCGATTGGGAGACTTATTGTGGAAAGGTCGCGGATGCGATCTTGCAGGAGCAAACGGCGCAAAAATTGTTAGATATCCGGGCGAAGATTTACGAGTTGCTAAGCCACTGTATACCGCCAACAGTTGTTATGAAG ACCATCTCAGAGAGGCTAGTTGAGAAGGTGGATGACACATTAAAACCGCAAATTGTGCACTGGACCGCTTACTAC GAACTTCGAATGCGAATGGGATCAAAAAAGATATTCCACATCGAGGCATTTATTGCCAAGGTTATGACTGTTTACAAGCAATACACACT TATGGGCTTCACCGAAGACTTTGAATAA